In Streptomyces sp. 840.1, one DNA window encodes the following:
- a CDS encoding FUSC family protein, giving the protein MPPVWLRYGLRPQPTPVPWAAVARASVALAAPLAVGFAVDRPVYGALVSMGALSGVIGDTADAYRMRILNIAVPQLFGALGIMVGTLVFGTGWAAVAVLTVIGLVSGMMSTIGAVASVSGLLLLLNSVVGAGLPMPDPWWVAPLLLTLGGLFVLVLTLLAWPLRRKLAERVSVAGTYCAVADLLAAAGTDEYEEKRQAVTHSLNTSYDLILARRARYHGRSGAMVRLLSQLNVVIPLVEAAPAVHLRRRPLPPEIPAAVRSLADDIEESRTGGGEPALPAPESPATLAVDAALRHAAAVVHKADPDPYNVDDRLGRPAALGVRIRRATRNVLLSGPSWRYGLRLALCIGLAQSLTSLFDVPRSYWVALTVTFVLKPDFGSVFSRAVLRSVGTAAGLVIAAPVLAEVPIGWWDVPVMMVLAALIPAFTAKGYAFQTAAVTPVILLLSDLLNHQGVHLVWPRFLDSLIGCGIVLVAGYLLWPESWHTRIGHRLADAVTDIADYVAYAFEPESPGDRAERVRARRRIYRDLSSVRSEFQRALTEPPPTGPRAAAWWPLVVAVERIVDATTAARVRVNHGAPEPEPAEVAEVRRQLLELAAGIRASEVLTEVRAELPGDDEGVLAPLRQEVAAARAIASPQP; this is encoded by the coding sequence ATGCCTCCCGTCTGGCTGAGGTACGGTCTGCGCCCGCAGCCCACCCCCGTCCCCTGGGCCGCCGTCGCCCGCGCCTCCGTCGCCCTGGCCGCGCCGCTGGCCGTCGGGTTCGCCGTCGACCGGCCGGTGTACGGGGCGCTCGTCTCGATGGGCGCGCTCTCCGGCGTGATCGGCGACACCGCCGACGCGTACCGGATGCGCATCCTCAACATCGCCGTGCCGCAGCTGTTCGGCGCGCTCGGCATCATGGTCGGCACGCTCGTGTTCGGGACCGGCTGGGCGGCCGTCGCCGTGCTGACGGTCATCGGGCTCGTCTCCGGGATGATGTCGACGATCGGCGCCGTGGCCTCCGTGTCCGGGCTGCTGCTCCTGCTCAACTCGGTGGTGGGCGCCGGGCTTCCGATGCCGGACCCCTGGTGGGTGGCGCCGCTGCTGCTGACGCTCGGCGGACTCTTCGTCCTCGTACTGACCCTGCTGGCCTGGCCGCTGCGGCGGAAGCTGGCGGAACGGGTCTCGGTCGCCGGCACGTACTGCGCGGTCGCGGACCTGCTCGCCGCCGCCGGCACCGACGAGTACGAGGAGAAGCGGCAGGCCGTCACCCACTCCCTCAACACTTCCTACGACCTGATCCTGGCCCGGCGCGCCCGCTACCACGGCCGCAGCGGCGCCATGGTCCGGCTGCTGTCCCAGCTCAACGTCGTCATCCCGCTCGTGGAGGCCGCCCCGGCGGTGCACCTGCGGCGGCGACCGCTGCCGCCCGAGATCCCGGCGGCGGTACGGTCCCTGGCCGACGACATCGAGGAGAGCCGCACGGGCGGCGGCGAACCCGCCCTGCCCGCACCGGAGTCACCCGCGACGCTGGCCGTGGACGCCGCCCTGCGGCACGCCGCCGCCGTCGTCCACAAGGCCGATCCCGATCCGTACAACGTCGACGACCGGCTCGGCCGCCCGGCCGCGCTCGGTGTACGGATCCGGCGCGCCACGCGCAACGTCCTGCTCTCCGGCCCCTCCTGGCGGTACGGGCTGCGCCTCGCGCTCTGCATCGGGCTGGCCCAGTCGCTGACCTCGCTGTTCGACGTGCCGCGCTCCTACTGGGTTGCGCTCACCGTCACCTTCGTCCTCAAGCCCGACTTCGGCTCGGTGTTCTCCCGCGCGGTGCTGCGCTCCGTGGGCACGGCGGCGGGCCTCGTCATCGCGGCGCCGGTGCTCGCCGAGGTGCCGATCGGCTGGTGGGACGTGCCGGTGATGATGGTCCTCGCCGCGCTGATCCCGGCGTTCACCGCGAAGGGTTACGCCTTCCAGACGGCGGCCGTCACGCCGGTCATCCTGCTCCTGTCCGATCTGCTCAACCACCAGGGCGTGCACCTGGTCTGGCCGCGCTTCCTGGACAGCCTGATCGGCTGCGGCATCGTGCTGGTGGCCGGATACCTGCTGTGGCCGGAGAGCTGGCACACCCGGATCGGCCACCGGCTGGCCGACGCGGTGACGGACATCGCGGACTACGTGGCGTACGCCTTCGAACCGGAGTCCCCGGGCGACCGGGCGGAACGGGTCCGGGCCCGCCGCCGCATCTACCGCGATCTGTCGTCCGTGCGCTCGGAGTTCCAGCGCGCCCTGACGGAACCGCCGCCGACCGGGCCGCGGGCCGCCGCGTGGTGGCCGCTGGTCGTCGCGGTGGAACGCATCGTGGACGCGACGACCGCCGCCCGGGTACGCGTCAACCACGGCGCCCCGGAACCGGAACCGGCCGAGGTGGCCGAGGTGCGC
- a CDS encoding DUF2630 family protein yields MDKQEHDIIGGIDGLVAEERSLRDRGARDPGLTADEQERLRTVEVRLDQCWDLLRQRRALSEFGEDPSQARVRPADEVEGYRS; encoded by the coding sequence ATGGACAAGCAGGAGCACGACATCATCGGCGGCATCGACGGACTCGTCGCGGAGGAGCGGAGCCTGCGCGACCGGGGCGCCCGCGACCCGGGCCTCACCGCCGACGAGCAGGAGCGACTGCGTACGGTGGAGGTCCGGCTCGACCAGTGCTGGGACCTGCTGAGGCAGCGCCGCGCACTGAGCGAGTTCGGGGAGGACCCGTCACAGGCGCGGGTCCGCCCGGCCGACGAGGTCGAGGGATACCGAAGCTGA
- a CDS encoding NADP-dependent oxidoreductase: MRAIAVGAFRADPALVELPKPEPAAGEVRVRIEYASLNPSDWQTADGSLEGQVPHVFPLVVGVDFAGRVDMIGSGDNRFRVGDKVFGRTGPTVGAGTYCDYVCVPQDAAITLVPLGLDARTAAALPSAGMAAAQILEAAVLRGHESLLVIGAAGGVGSCLTQLAKARDVRVVAAVRGDERSRMGSLGAAATIDTTAGPAADAIRAVCPDGIDALADLVSDSPTAFAAHAASVRAGGVALSTRGVAGGAALPDGVCGIDFALDPSPVLLDVLAAGATQGVLRVPIDIELPLEKAPQALDRNRTGGARGKTVIVLRHHGHR; the protein is encoded by the coding sequence ATGCGAGCCATCGCCGTCGGCGCGTTCCGGGCCGACCCCGCACTGGTGGAGCTCCCCAAGCCGGAACCGGCGGCCGGTGAGGTACGGGTGCGGATCGAGTACGCCTCCCTCAACCCCTCCGACTGGCAGACGGCCGACGGCTCCCTGGAGGGGCAGGTCCCGCACGTGTTCCCGCTGGTCGTCGGCGTGGACTTCGCGGGCCGGGTCGACATGATCGGCAGCGGCGACAACCGCTTCCGGGTCGGTGACAAGGTCTTCGGCCGGACCGGGCCGACGGTCGGCGCCGGTACGTACTGCGACTACGTCTGCGTCCCGCAGGACGCCGCGATCACCCTCGTCCCGCTCGGCCTGGACGCCCGGACCGCCGCCGCGCTGCCGTCGGCCGGGATGGCGGCGGCGCAGATCCTGGAGGCGGCGGTGCTGCGCGGCCACGAGAGCCTGCTGGTCATCGGCGCGGCGGGCGGCGTCGGGAGCTGTCTGACCCAGCTCGCCAAAGCCCGTGACGTGCGCGTCGTCGCGGCGGTGCGCGGTGACGAGCGGTCCAGGATGGGCTCGTTGGGCGCCGCCGCCACGATCGACACCACGGCGGGCCCGGCGGCCGACGCGATACGCGCGGTCTGCCCGGACGGCATCGACGCGCTGGCCGACCTGGTGTCCGACTCCCCGACGGCGTTCGCCGCCCACGCCGCGTCGGTCCGGGCCGGCGGGGTCGCGCTCAGCACCCGGGGCGTCGCGGGCGGGGCCGCGCTCCCCGACGGCGTGTGCGGCATCGACTTCGCGCTCGACCCGAGCCCCGTACTGCTGGACGTCCTGGCGGCGGGTGCGACGCAAGGAGTGCTCCGCGTGCCCATCGACATCGAACTCCCCCTGGAAAAGGCCCCGCAGGCCCTGGACCGCAACCGCACGGGCGGGGCCCGGGGCAAGACCGTCATCGTGCTGCGCCACCACGGCCACCGCTGA
- a CDS encoding universal stress protein, whose translation MGRIVVGVDGSESSIKALHWAVRQAELTGDTVEAVNSWEYPATSWASMMPGLPEDFDPQAMATVSLTEALEEALGAVGAAAISKVVVIGNPAQSLLDRAEGANLLVVGARGYSGFKATLLGSVSLHVTQHAACPVTVVRA comes from the coding sequence ATGGGCAGGATCGTGGTGGGCGTTGACGGCTCCGAGTCGTCGATCAAGGCACTGCACTGGGCCGTACGCCAGGCGGAGCTGACCGGTGACACGGTCGAGGCCGTCAACAGCTGGGAGTACCCCGCCACCAGCTGGGCGTCCATGATGCCGGGCCTGCCGGAGGACTTCGACCCACAGGCCATGGCCACCGTCTCGCTCACCGAGGCGCTGGAGGAGGCACTCGGCGCCGTGGGGGCCGCCGCGATCAGCAAGGTCGTGGTGATCGGCAACCCGGCGCAGTCCCTGCTGGACCGGGCCGAGGGCGCGAACCTGCTGGTGGTCGGCGCACGCGGGTACAGCGGCTTCAAGGCCACCCTGCTCGGCTCGGTCAGCCTCCACGTCACCCAGCACGCCGCGTGCCCGGTGACCGTGGTGCGCGCCTGA
- a CDS encoding FMN reductase → MFATEPLRIVAVSAGLSSPSSTRLLAERLAGAARERLEAEQDRPVDVRLIELRDLAVDIANHLVTGFPSATLEEAIGAVTESDGLIAVSPVFTASYSGLFKSFFDLVENTALTGKPVVVAATGGTARHSLVLEHAMRPLFAYLRAVTLPTSVYAASEDWGASGDEYTDGLPARIRRAGGELASAVTGGRAVSGASRAPGPDDEVVPFEQQLAGLRQA, encoded by the coding sequence GTGTTCGCCACCGAACCCCTGAGGATCGTCGCCGTGTCGGCCGGGCTGAGCAGCCCGTCCTCGACCCGGCTGCTGGCCGAGCGGCTGGCCGGCGCCGCCCGGGAACGGCTGGAGGCCGAGCAGGACCGCCCGGTCGACGTCCGGCTGATCGAGCTGCGTGACCTGGCCGTCGACATCGCCAACCACCTGGTCACCGGATTTCCCTCGGCCACGCTGGAGGAAGCGATCGGCGCGGTGACGGAGTCGGACGGGCTGATCGCCGTCAGCCCGGTCTTCACCGCCTCCTACAGCGGACTGTTCAAGTCGTTCTTCGACCTCGTCGAGAACACCGCGCTGACCGGGAAGCCCGTCGTCGTCGCCGCGACCGGCGGCACCGCCCGGCACTCGCTGGTCCTTGAGCACGCCATGCGTCCGCTCTTCGCCTATCTGCGAGCCGTCACGCTGCCGACGTCGGTGTACGCCGCCTCGGAGGACTGGGGCGCGTCCGGCGACGAGTACACCGACGGCCTGCCGGCCCGGATCCGTCGCGCGGGCGGCGAACTGGCGAGCGCGGTCACCGGCGGCCGGGCCGTCTCCGGGGCGTCCCGGGCCCCCGGCCCGGACGACGAGGTCGTCCCGTTCGAGCAGCAGCTCGCCGGTCTCCGGCAGGCCTGA
- a CDS encoding LLM class flavin-dependent oxidoreductase, protein MQFGIFTVGDVTTDPTTGRTPSEHERIKNTIAIAQKAEEVGLDVFATGEHHNPPFVPSSPTTTLGFIAARTEKLILSTSTTLITTNDPVKIAEDYATLQHLADGRVDLMMGRGNTGPVYPWFGKDIRQGMPLAIENYALLHKLWREDVVDWEGKFRTPLQSFTATPRPLDGVPPFVWHGSIRSPEIAEQAAYYGDGFFHNNIFWPIEHTAKMVNLYRQRYAHYGHGTAEQAIVGLGGQVFMRKNSQDAVREFRPYFDNAPVYGHGPSMEDFTQQTPLTVGSPQEVIERTLSFRDTVGDYQRQLFLMDHAGLPLKTVLEQLDILGEEVVPVLRKEFAALRPAGVPESAPLHPAVVAAGTKES, encoded by the coding sequence ATGCAGTTCGGGATCTTCACCGTCGGGGACGTCACCACCGACCCCACGACCGGCCGGACGCCGAGCGAGCACGAGCGGATCAAGAACACGATCGCCATCGCGCAGAAGGCCGAGGAGGTCGGCCTCGACGTCTTCGCGACCGGTGAGCACCACAACCCGCCGTTCGTCCCGTCCTCGCCCACCACCACCCTCGGCTTCATCGCCGCCCGCACCGAGAAGCTGATCCTCTCCACGTCCACGACGCTGATCACCACCAACGACCCGGTGAAGATCGCCGAGGACTACGCCACGCTCCAGCACCTCGCCGACGGCCGCGTCGACCTGATGATGGGCCGGGGCAACACCGGACCGGTCTACCCCTGGTTCGGCAAGGACATCCGCCAGGGCATGCCGCTCGCCATCGAGAACTACGCCCTGCTGCACAAGCTGTGGCGCGAGGACGTCGTCGACTGGGAGGGCAAGTTCCGTACCCCGCTGCAGTCCTTCACCGCGACCCCGCGCCCGCTGGACGGCGTACCGCCGTTCGTCTGGCACGGCTCGATCCGCTCCCCGGAGATCGCCGAGCAGGCCGCGTACTACGGCGACGGCTTCTTCCACAACAACATCTTCTGGCCCATCGAGCACACGGCGAAGATGGTGAACCTCTACCGGCAGCGCTACGCCCACTACGGGCACGGCACCGCCGAGCAGGCCATCGTGGGCCTCGGCGGCCAGGTGTTCATGCGGAAGAACTCGCAGGACGCGGTACGGGAGTTCCGTCCGTACTTCGACAACGCGCCGGTCTACGGACACGGCCCCTCGATGGAGGACTTCACCCAGCAGACGCCGCTGACCGTGGGTTCCCCGCAGGAGGTCATCGAGCGGACGCTGTCCTTCCGGGACACCGTCGGTGACTACCAGCGCCAGCTGTTCCTGATGGACCACGCGGGGCTTCCGCTCAAGACCGTCCTGGAGCAGCTCGACATCCTCGGCGAGGAGGTCGTACCCGTGCTGCGCAAGGAGTTCGCCGCCCTGCGGCCGGCCGGGGTCCCCGAGTCCGCGCCACTGCACCCCGCCGTCGTCGCCGCCGGCACGAAGGAGAGCTGA
- a CDS encoding helix-turn-helix domain-containing protein: MTRRDSYVCGIDAAIDVVGGKWKVLILWALDVEPSRFGELRRALPGVTEKVLASHLRELETAGIVFREEAFEGAVRRVTYGLTPLGTSLNAALAPLGAWGREHLLGGDPQHVAGDGERS; the protein is encoded by the coding sequence GTGACCCGGCGAGACAGTTACGTGTGCGGAATCGACGCGGCGATCGACGTGGTCGGCGGCAAGTGGAAGGTGCTCATCCTGTGGGCGCTGGACGTCGAACCCAGCCGCTTCGGTGAGCTGCGGCGCGCGCTTCCCGGCGTCACCGAGAAGGTCCTCGCCTCACACCTGCGGGAGCTGGAGACGGCGGGCATCGTCTTCCGCGAGGAGGCCTTCGAGGGAGCCGTCCGCCGCGTCACGTACGGCCTCACCCCGCTCGGCACGTCCCTGAACGCCGCACTGGCCCCGCTCGGGGCGTGGGGCAGGGAGCACCTGCTCGGCGGGGACCCGCAGCATGTCGCGGGCGACGGCGAGCGGTCCTGA
- a CDS encoding NAD(P)-dependent oxidoreductase, producing the protein MDHDTSSRSSRTPVTLLGLGDMGTALAHAWLAAGHPLTVWNRTPAKAGALVREGARTAPTPAAAIASATGPVVLCLLDDASVTEVLDGAGLGGKDLVNLTTGTPEQARDLARRSEARGARFLDGGIMAVPPMIGRPETGGYVFYSGDRELFERHRETLEAPAGARFTGTDPGHAALHDVALLSAMTGMFAGIAHAFALVDDEKDLDRTAFAALLTDWLRAMAGSAQGMAAQLESGDYTEGVVSNLAMMAAGNDTLLAAAADQSVDPRLLTPYMDLMRRRVTQGHGAEGLAGTVGLLRGV; encoded by the coding sequence ATGGACCACGACACCTCTTCCCGATCTTCCCGAACGCCTGTCACCCTCCTCGGCCTCGGTGACATGGGCACGGCTCTCGCCCACGCCTGGCTGGCCGCCGGGCACCCGCTGACCGTCTGGAACCGCACCCCGGCGAAGGCCGGGGCCCTGGTCCGCGAGGGCGCCCGCACCGCGCCCACACCGGCCGCCGCGATCGCCTCGGCCACCGGCCCCGTGGTGCTCTGCCTGCTGGACGACGCCTCCGTGACCGAGGTCCTGGACGGCGCCGGCCTCGGCGGCAAGGACCTCGTCAACCTGACCACCGGCACTCCGGAACAGGCCCGGGACCTGGCCCGCCGCTCCGAGGCGCGCGGCGCCCGCTTCCTGGACGGCGGAATCATGGCCGTACCCCCGATGATCGGCCGCCCGGAGACCGGCGGATACGTCTTCTACAGCGGCGACCGGGAGCTGTTCGAGCGCCACCGCGAAACGCTGGAGGCCCCCGCCGGGGCCAGGTTCACCGGCACCGACCCCGGCCACGCGGCCCTGCACGATGTGGCCCTGCTCAGCGCGATGACCGGCATGTTCGCTGGCATCGCGCACGCCTTCGCCCTGGTGGACGACGAGAAGGACCTCGACCGGACCGCGTTCGCCGCCCTGCTCACGGACTGGCTGCGCGCCATGGCCGGCTCGGCGCAGGGGATGGCCGCCCAGCTGGAGAGCGGCGACTACACGGAAGGCGTCGTCTCCAACCTGGCCATGATGGCGGCGGGCAACGACACGCTCCTGGCTGCGGCGGCCGACCAGTCGGTCGACCCCCGCCTGCTCACCCCGTACATGGACCTGATGCGCCGCCGTGTGACCCAGGGCCACGGCGCCGAGGGCCTCGCGGGGACGGTCGGGCTGCTGCGGGGGGTGTGA
- the trpS gene encoding tryptophan--tRNA ligase encodes MTTTTPTPAAFADAAPAGTLEARIRRHPERFRVMTGDRPTGALHLGHYFGTLHNRVRLQDLGVEVFVLVADYQALTDRDVVERLGATVEGLLLDYLAVGIDPERAVIFNHSAVPALNQLLLPFLSLVSVAELGRNPTVKDEIAHSRQAAVSGLMYTYPVHQAADILFCKGNLVPVGQDQLPHLEMTRTVARRFNERYEQVFPEPEALLSATPLLLGTDGTKMSKSRGNSIALGADADTTARLIKGARTDAERHITYDPEGRPAVSGLVLLAALCLDRDPHAVAEEIGGGGAAALKRTVTEAVNARLAPMRARRAEYAREMGYVRAVLRAGNERANAIADATLGQVREAMGGPV; translated from the coding sequence ATGACCACGACCACGCCCACACCTGCGGCCTTCGCCGATGCCGCCCCGGCCGGGACCCTGGAGGCCCGGATCCGGCGCCACCCGGAGCGGTTCCGGGTGATGACCGGGGACCGGCCCACCGGGGCGCTCCACCTCGGGCACTACTTCGGCACGCTCCACAACCGGGTGCGGCTCCAGGACCTCGGGGTCGAGGTGTTCGTGCTCGTCGCGGACTACCAGGCACTGACCGACCGGGACGTGGTCGAGCGGCTCGGGGCGACGGTGGAGGGGCTGCTGCTGGACTACCTGGCCGTCGGCATCGACCCGGAACGTGCGGTGATCTTCAACCACAGCGCCGTGCCCGCGCTCAACCAGCTGCTGCTGCCGTTCCTGAGCCTGGTCTCCGTCGCGGAGCTGGGCCGCAACCCCACGGTCAAGGACGAGATCGCGCACTCCCGGCAGGCCGCCGTCAGCGGGCTGATGTACACCTACCCCGTCCACCAGGCCGCCGACATCCTGTTCTGCAAGGGCAATCTGGTGCCCGTCGGCCAGGACCAGCTGCCCCACCTCGAAATGACCCGGACCGTCGCCAGACGGTTCAACGAGCGGTACGAACAGGTCTTCCCGGAACCCGAGGCACTGCTCTCCGCCACACCGCTGCTGCTCGGCACCGACGGCACCAAGATGAGCAAGAGCCGAGGCAACTCCATCGCGCTCGGCGCCGACGCGGACACGACGGCCCGCCTGATCAAGGGCGCGCGGACGGACGCCGAACGCCACATCACCTACGACCCCGAGGGGCGGCCCGCGGTGTCCGGCCTCGTGCTGCTGGCCGCCCTCTGCCTCGACCGCGACCCCCACGCGGTGGCCGAGGAGATCGGCGGCGGCGGCGCGGCCGCACTGAAGCGGACCGTGACCGAAGCGGTCAACGCCCGGCTGGCCCCGATGCGGGCCCGACGGGCCGAGTACGCACGGGAGATGGGGTACGTACGGGCCGTGCTGCGGGCCGGCAACGAACGCGCCAACGCCATCGCCGACGCGACGCTGGGACAGGTGCGGGAGGCGATGGGTGGTCCGGTCTAG
- a CDS encoding NAD(P)-binding protein, producing MLGHVPPLPQQPQRPPFSGHMVVCGDDALAQRLAVELRYVYGERVTLVLPPGPDPRRPELPLTGRGRAAALFGRMSSAMNRNGGANGGGNTDSDTNAGVEAVRILQAHEPSDEALEEAGVDTAAALALVYDDDERNIRAALTARRLNPRVRLVIRLYNRKLGQHLEALLDQAAAVASPGLDHTALDASTTVLSDADTAAPALAATALAGSSKVIQAEGLLLRAAERTPPRDGQVADPGLCTLALLSSTTHDPAGTEGSDSSGEEGPRLLPDQAEVAAATGRGTIVLEAVSRDGANARTRRMGGRSAPLSQFFSRRLRWSALGVGLAVLGLAVASTFTTGDKPLHAAYLTLLDLFAMGDPAIGDPTARQIIQILSGVAGLMLLPLLVAGVLEAFGSLRTASSLRRPPRGLSGHVVLLGLGKIGTRVLVQLHELGIPVVCVEDDPDARGIPVARRLHVPVVIGDVTQEGVLEAAKIRRARALLALTSVDTTNLEAALYARSVKPNLRVTLRLFDDEFATAVYRTLRTAHPQALTRSRSVSHLAAPSFAVAMMGRQILGAVPVERKVMLFASVEVAGHPQLEGRTVEQAFRSGAWRVLALDVAPPADRRPDLGTPGTGPGAGDRPGGLVWNLHPGYVLQPTDRVVIAATRRGLAELLRRRSSLTPR from the coding sequence ATGCTGGGTCATGTGCCCCCACTCCCACAGCAGCCCCAACGCCCACCGTTCTCAGGTCACATGGTCGTCTGCGGTGACGACGCGCTCGCCCAGCGGCTCGCCGTGGAACTGCGCTACGTGTACGGGGAGCGGGTCACCCTCGTCCTGCCGCCGGGACCCGACCCGAGGCGGCCCGAACTGCCGCTGACCGGGCGCGGGCGGGCGGCGGCCCTGTTCGGCCGGATGTCCTCGGCGATGAACCGCAACGGCGGTGCCAACGGCGGCGGCAACACCGACAGCGACACCAACGCCGGTGTGGAGGCGGTACGCATCCTCCAGGCGCACGAGCCGTCCGACGAGGCGCTGGAGGAGGCCGGTGTCGACACGGCCGCCGCGCTGGCCCTCGTCTACGACGACGACGAGCGCAACATCCGGGCCGCGCTGACCGCCCGCCGGCTCAACCCGCGGGTCCGGCTGGTGATCCGGCTCTACAACCGCAAGCTCGGCCAGCACCTGGAGGCCCTGCTCGACCAGGCGGCCGCCGTCGCGTCGCCGGGGCTCGACCACACCGCGCTGGACGCGTCCACCACCGTCCTGTCCGACGCCGACACCGCCGCCCCCGCCCTCGCGGCGACCGCGCTCGCCGGATCCAGCAAGGTGATCCAGGCGGAGGGCCTGCTCCTGCGGGCCGCCGAACGCACCCCGCCCCGCGACGGCCAGGTCGCCGACCCGGGCCTGTGCACCCTGGCCCTGCTCTCCTCCACCACCCACGACCCGGCGGGCACCGAGGGCTCCGACAGCAGCGGCGAGGAGGGCCCCCGGCTGCTCCCCGACCAGGCCGAGGTGGCGGCGGCGACCGGGCGCGGCACCATCGTCCTGGAGGCCGTGAGCCGCGACGGCGCGAACGCCCGGACCCGCCGGATGGGCGGCCGCAGCGCACCGCTGAGCCAGTTCTTCTCCCGCCGGCTGCGCTGGTCCGCGCTGGGCGTCGGGCTGGCCGTCCTCGGCCTGGCAGTCGCCTCCACGTTCACCACCGGGGACAAGCCGCTGCACGCCGCGTACCTGACCCTGCTCGACCTGTTCGCGATGGGCGACCCGGCCATCGGTGACCCCACCGCCCGCCAGATCATCCAGATCCTCTCCGGCGTCGCCGGGCTGATGCTCCTGCCCCTGCTGGTGGCCGGGGTGCTGGAGGCCTTCGGCTCGCTGCGCACCGCCTCCTCGCTGCGCCGCCCGCCGCGCGGCCTGTCCGGGCACGTGGTGCTGCTCGGCCTGGGGAAGATCGGCACCCGCGTCCTGGTCCAGCTGCACGAACTCGGCATACCCGTGGTGTGCGTGGAGGACGACCCGGACGCGCGCGGCATCCCGGTGGCCCGGCGGCTGCACGTGCCCGTCGTCATCGGGGACGTCACGCAGGAGGGCGTGCTGGAGGCGGCGAAGATCCGGCGTGCCCGCGCCCTGCTCGCCCTGACCAGCGTCGACACCACCAACCTGGAGGCCGCGCTGTACGCCCGCTCGGTCAAGCCGAACCTGCGGGTGACGCTGCGGCTGTTCGACGACGAGTTCGCCACCGCCGTCTACCGCACCCTGCGCACGGCCCACCCGCAGGCACTGACCCGCTCCCGCTCGGTCTCCCACCTGGCCGCGCCCTCCTTCGCGGTCGCCATGATGGGCCGGCAGATCCTGGGCGCGGTGCCGGTCGAGCGGAAGGTGATGCTGTTCGCCTCGGTCGAGGTGGCCGGGCACCCGCAGCTGGAGGGCCGGACGGTGGAGCAGGCGTTCCGGTCCGGCGCCTGGCGGGTCCTGGCCCTGGACGTCGCCCCGCCCGCCGACCGCCGCCCGGACCTGGGCACGCCGGGAACGGGCCCCGGTGCCGGGGACCGCCCCGGCGGCCTGGTGTGGAACCTGCACCCGGGTTACGTACTCCAGCCCACCGACCGCGTGGTCATCGCCGCCACCCGGCGCGGGCTGGCCGAACTCCTGCGCAGGCGTAGCTCGTTGACGCCCCGCTGA